A genomic segment from Pseudomonadota bacterium encodes:
- a CDS encoding VWA domain-containing protein has product MFTGFFFCLRAHKIMVTPTEWLALMEALSRGFAGCSLVSFYHLSRALLVKSEALFDHFDLAFREFFTGLEVPQEIFAELWQWLGQENLKRKLAPDALKDLPQYNWETVKKMFAERLQEQKEEHHGGNRWIGTGGTSPFGHGGYHPGGLRVGGEAGGGMAIKIAAERRFQGYRRDVTLDIRQIKVALKKLRHLRRTGNRFELDVDKTIDRACRNAGEIDLVFSPEHKNDVKLLLLMDAGGSMYPYAKLVDRLFSAANSVNHFAELNHYYFHNSIYDYLRPEIDSRERVPTAHVLKELNPDHKVILVGDASMAPFELFMENGIIDYYDSNQTAGIVWFERIAAHFRRCVWLNPIPQRYWGHPTISAIGRVFPMFHLSLEGLDEAIQKLTAF; this is encoded by the coding sequence ATGTTTACCGGTTTCTTTTTTTGCCTTCGAGCCCACAAAATCATGGTCACCCCGACGGAATGGCTGGCTCTGATGGAAGCCTTAAGCCGGGGTTTCGCCGGCTGCAGTCTGGTTTCATTTTACCACCTGAGCCGGGCCCTGCTGGTCAAAAGCGAAGCCCTGTTCGACCATTTCGATCTGGCTTTTCGCGAATTTTTCACCGGCCTCGAAGTTCCTCAGGAAATTTTTGCAGAACTCTGGCAATGGCTGGGGCAGGAAAATCTGAAACGAAAGCTTGCCCCCGACGCGCTCAAGGACCTGCCCCAATACAACTGGGAAACCGTTAAAAAGATGTTTGCCGAGCGGCTTCAGGAACAAAAGGAGGAACATCACGGTGGTAACCGCTGGATCGGCACCGGCGGCACTTCACCTTTCGGCCACGGCGGCTATCATCCCGGAGGGTTGCGGGTAGGAGGCGAAGCCGGCGGCGGCATGGCCATTAAAATTGCGGCCGAAAGACGTTTTCAGGGTTACCGCCGCGACGTCACCCTGGATATTCGCCAGATCAAGGTCGCCTTAAAGAAACTTCGTCACTTGCGCCGCACCGGCAACCGCTTTGAACTTGACGTGGATAAAACCATCGACCGGGCCTGCCGCAACGCCGGCGAGATTGATCTGGTCTTCAGCCCGGAGCACAAAAACGATGTCAAGCTCCTTTTGCTGATGGATGCCGGAGGTTCGATGTATCCTTACGCCAAGCTGGTGGACCGGCTCTTTTCGGCCGCCAACTCGGTCAACCATTTCGCCGAACTCAATCATTATTATTTCCATAATTCGATCTACGATTATCTCCGTCCTGAAATCGACAGCCGGGAACGGGTGCCGACCGCACACGTGCTCAAAGAGTTGAACCCCGATCACAAGGTTATTCTCGTCGGCGACGCCAGCATGGCTCCGTTTGAACTGTTCATGGAAAACGGAATTATCGACTATTACGACAGCAATCAGACGGCAGGGATTGTCTGGTTTGAAAGGATCGCGGCCCATTTTCGCCGCTGCGTCTGGCTCAACCCGATACCGCAACGCTACTGGGGCCATCCGACGATCAGCGCCATCGGCCGGGTTTTCCCGATGTTTCACCTCTCGCTGGAGGGGCTGGATGAAGCGATTCAGAAACTGACGGCTTTCTAA
- a CDS encoding MoxR family ATPase encodes MQDFNRYSGTSDYIVSEDLQNDVNVAIALGRPLLIKGEPGTGKTLLAQSVARDLKRNLLIWNIKSTTKAQDGLYLYDTVQRLNDSRFGGNDVSNIENYIKLGRLGEAFAADEPVVVLIDEIDKADIEFPNDLLAELDEMRFYIPETKKTIAARQRPAIIITSNSEKELPDAFLRRCVFHYIEFPQPELMSRIVRVHFPDLEQQLIEEAMAAFYQLRGLEGLRKKPSTSELIDWLKALLAAGLGGKTDLQKELPFLGALLKNENDYEVAARQRSAYQRRGALASLRR; translated from the coding sequence ATGCAAGATTTCAACCGTTATTCCGGAACCAGCGACTACATTGTCTCCGAAGACCTGCAAAATGATGTCAATGTGGCGATCGCCCTCGGCCGCCCGCTGCTGATCAAGGGCGAGCCCGGCACCGGGAAAACCCTGCTGGCGCAAAGCGTGGCCCGCGACCTGAAGCGCAACTTGTTGATCTGGAACATCAAATCGACGACCAAGGCCCAGGACGGTCTCTATCTCTATGATACCGTCCAGCGGCTTAACGATTCCCGTTTCGGCGGCAACGATGTTTCCAACATCGAAAACTATATCAAACTCGGCCGTCTGGGCGAGGCTTTTGCCGCGGATGAACCAGTAGTCGTACTGATCGATGAGATCGACAAGGCCGATATCGAGTTTCCCAACGACCTGCTGGCCGAACTCGACGAGATGCGTTTTTATATTCCGGAAACCAAAAAAACCATCGCTGCCCGGCAGCGACCGGCAATCATCATCACCAGCAATTCGGAAAAAGAGTTGCCCGATGCCTTTCTGCGGCGTTGCGTTTTTCACTATATAGAATTTCCGCAGCCGGAATTGATGAGCCGCATCGTCCGCGTTCATTTTCCCGATCTTGAGCAACAACTCATCGAGGAGGCGATGGCGGCCTTCTACCAGCTGCGCGGACTTGAGGGCCTGCGCAAAAAACCCTCGACCAGCGAACTGATCGACTGGCTTAAGGCCCTGCTGGCGGCCGGTCTCGGCGGCAAGACCGACCTACAGAAGGAGCTCCCCTTTCTCGGAGCCCTGCTTAAAAACGAGAATGATTACGAGGTCGCCGCCAGACAACGCAGCGCCTACCAGCGACGCGGCGCCCTGGCCTCCTTGCGGCGCTGA
- a CDS encoding RNA methyltransferase — protein sequence MSDFLVKNFWPELAVVLVEPKLDLNVGAVARAMKNFNLGRLFLVAPSCDPLSDKSRALSCGADDILEAARVFNNLEEALAGFKLVVGTTARLGKYCRPVFTPAQTAGKIAELGTRVPVAIMFGREDFGLGREQRRHSHMLSSIPVNPEFSSLNLAQSVLLYGYELSRLEAQPGRSESAVAALAAHTELQGMYAHLRRTLSAAGFLDRSNPDHLLEYLRRLFGRAAMTSREVRIIRGLMSLIDNLLRRGAGL from the coding sequence ATGTCTGATTTTCTCGTGAAAAATTTCTGGCCGGAGCTGGCCGTTGTCCTGGTCGAACCGAAACTTGATTTAAATGTCGGGGCTGTGGCCCGGGCCATGAAAAATTTCAATCTTGGGCGTTTGTTTCTGGTGGCACCGAGCTGTGACCCGCTGTCCGACAAGTCTCGGGCGCTTTCCTGCGGAGCGGATGACATCCTGGAAGCAGCCCGGGTTTTTAATAATCTGGAAGAAGCCCTGGCCGGTTTTAAACTGGTGGTCGGGACCACCGCCCGCCTCGGCAAATATTGTCGTCCGGTGTTCACTCCGGCGCAGACGGCGGGTAAGATTGCTGAACTCGGGACCCGAGTGCCGGTGGCCATCATGTTTGGCCGGGAGGATTTCGGTCTGGGCCGCGAACAGCGCCGCCACAGTCATATGCTTTCTTCGATTCCGGTCAATCCGGAATTTTCCTCACTCAACCTGGCGCAATCCGTACTTCTGTACGGTTACGAGCTCAGTCGCCTCGAAGCTCAGCCAGGAAGATCGGAGTCCGCAGTTGCCGCTCTGGCGGCGCATACTGAATTGCAGGGGATGTACGCGCATCTGCGTCGGACTTTAAGTGCTGCCGGTTTTCTTGATCGCAGTAATCCCGATCATTTACTTGAATATCTGCGCCGGCTTTTCGGACGGGCGGCAATGACCAGCCGTGAAGTGCGGATTATCCGCGGTTTGATGAGCCTAATCGATAATCTGCTGCGGCGCGGAGCTGGTCTTTAG
- the rlmB gene encoding 23S rRNA (guanosine(2251)-2'-O)-methyltransferase RlmB, with protein MASAISKADGGQDLVCGINAVTELLARSSRILTLYLLDTGGRRLKDLGERARDQGISVKIVPGKALDRLASGIRHQGVAAQVAPFVFTPLVELLRTCAQAPSGALLLALDGVTDPRNLGAIIRTAVAAGVAGLLLPERRSAAITPAAAKTAAGALEKLPICRVVNLADALQQCRAAGFWIYGAAASGGDDLYAVDWAASLVLVLGSEDKGLRPIINRACDFQVSIPLSRESESLNVGVAAAVALFEIKRCRRIKNEPFSS; from the coding sequence ATGGCTTCAGCTATCTCGAAGGCGGATGGTGGTCAAGATCTAGTTTGCGGCATCAATGCCGTAACTGAACTTCTGGCTCGGTCATCGCGGATTTTGACCCTGTATCTGCTGGATACAGGAGGCCGCCGGCTGAAGGACCTTGGGGAACGCGCCCGTGATCAGGGCATCAGCGTTAAGATAGTTCCGGGAAAGGCTCTGGATCGCCTCGCGAGCGGAATCAGGCATCAAGGGGTCGCGGCCCAGGTGGCGCCGTTTGTTTTCACGCCGCTGGTCGAGCTGCTCAGAACCTGCGCGCAAGCGCCATCGGGGGCTTTGTTGCTGGCGCTGGACGGGGTAACCGACCCGCGTAATCTCGGCGCTATCATTCGGACCGCGGTCGCCGCCGGAGTCGCCGGTTTGCTGCTGCCCGAGCGCCGCAGCGCCGCGATAACCCCGGCGGCCGCCAAGACGGCGGCCGGAGCCCTGGAAAAACTGCCCATTTGTCGCGTGGTTAATCTGGCCGACGCCCTGCAGCAATGCCGAGCGGCTGGTTTCTGGATCTATGGCGCCGCCGCTTCCGGCGGCGACGACCTTTATGCCGTCGACTGGGCGGCCTCGCTGGTTCTGGTGCTGGGTTCGGAGGACAAGGGTCTGCGGCCGATCATTAACCGGGCCTGCGATTTTCAAGTCTCCATTCCGTTGTCCCGGGAGAGTGAATCACTTAATGTCGGGGTGGCTGCGGCAGTCGCCCTGTTTGAAATCAAGCGCTGCCGCCGGATTAAAAATGAGCCCTTTTCGAGCTGA
- the hfq gene encoding RNA chaperone Hfq produces MTRHQANVQEQFLNRLRREKCRVSIELLNGTAREGRISSFDGHCLILNDDFTSHLIYKHAVAMLTPTEQDAPAMRDFGEEKH; encoded by the coding sequence ATGACGCGACATCAGGCAAACGTCCAGGAACAGTTTTTGAACCGGCTGCGGCGCGAAAAATGCCGGGTCAGTATTGAACTTTTAAACGGCACTGCCCGTGAGGGAAGGATCAGCAGCTTTGACGGCCATTGTCTGATTTTAAATGACGATTTCACAAGCCATCTCATCTACAAACATGCGGTCGCCATGCTGACTCCGACAGAGCAGGATGCTCCGGCCATGCGGGATTTTGGGGAGGAGAAACATTGA